A stretch of the Bradyrhizobium sp. CCBAU 53351 genome encodes the following:
- the phnD gene encoding phosphonate ABC transporter substrate-binding protein, which produces MFTRRLVLAGAAALAFTASASADDWKAKYPELTFAVVPAENASGVTERWAPFMSYLSKELGVKVTLRIANDYAAVIEGQRAGNIHIASYGSASFARARLTGVKTDAFANDINADGSTGYYSVFFVKASSAYKKIDDLKGKNIGLVDPNSTSGNNVPRFELDKMGIHDAEGYFSKVVFTGSHENAMLALSQGTVDVAANQWTTDDDSTLAQMLTKGMLKNADGSAMKKDDFRIIHKSAPIINGPYAYNSDLPDDAKAAIAKAFFDAPAKDKAAFDRLQDGQKKGFNHATTKDWDGTIELIKFVDALRKKKAS; this is translated from the coding sequence ATGTTCACTCGCAGACTGGTTCTCGCCGGCGCCGCCGCGCTTGCGTTCACGGCCTCCGCCTCCGCCGACGACTGGAAGGCAAAATATCCCGAGCTGACCTTCGCCGTCGTCCCGGCCGAGAACGCTTCCGGCGTCACCGAGCGCTGGGCGCCGTTCATGAGCTACCTTTCGAAGGAGCTGGGCGTGAAGGTCACGCTGCGCATCGCCAATGACTATGCCGCGGTGATCGAAGGCCAGCGCGCCGGCAACATCCACATCGCCAGCTACGGCTCGGCCTCGTTCGCGCGTGCCCGCCTGACCGGCGTCAAGACCGACGCCTTCGCCAACGACATCAACGCTGACGGCTCCACCGGCTACTATTCGGTGTTCTTCGTCAAGGCGAGCAGCGCCTACAAGAAGATCGACGACCTCAAGGGCAAGAACATCGGCCTCGTCGATCCCAACTCGACCTCCGGCAACAACGTGCCGCGCTTCGAGCTCGACAAGATGGGCATCCACGATGCCGAGGGCTATTTCAGCAAGGTCGTCTTCACCGGCAGCCACGAGAACGCGATGCTGGCCTTGTCGCAAGGAACGGTCGACGTCGCGGCCAACCAGTGGACCACCGACGACGATTCGACGCTGGCGCAGATGTTGACCAAGGGCATGCTGAAGAATGCCGACGGCTCGGCGATGAAGAAGGACGACTTCCGGATCATCCACAAGTCGGCGCCGATCATCAACGGTCCCTACGCCTACAATTCCGACCTGCCTGATGACGCCAAGGCGGCCATCGCGAAGGCCTTTTTCGACGCGCCGGCGAAGGACAAGGCGGCGTTCGATCGCCTCCAGGACGGCCAGAAGAAGGGGTTCAACCACGCCACCACCAAGGACTGGGATGGCACGATCGAGCTGATCAAGTTCGTCGACGCGCTGCGTAAGAAGAAGGCGTCCTGA
- the phnC gene encoding phosphonate ABC transporter ATP-binding protein — MLVVDGLTCRFGAKAAVDDASFQISPGGFVGVIGRSGAGKSTLLRSINRLVTPTEGRILFDGIDVTALRGKELRQWRARSAMIFQQFNLVGRLDVLTNVLMGRLATMPAWRSLSQTWPEQDKALAMSALEQFDIASLAAQRADQLSGGQQQRVAIARALVQQPDIILADEPIASLDPRNTKIVMDALLRINKHFGITVLCNLHSLDLARSYCDRLIGMAQGRVVFDGAPSALTDHVARELYDLEAADVMGAMPVPAPAGVPALGTAAAA, encoded by the coding sequence ATGCTGGTGGTGGATGGTCTGACGTGTCGCTTCGGCGCGAAAGCCGCGGTGGACGACGCCTCGTTTCAAATCTCCCCCGGCGGCTTCGTCGGTGTGATCGGACGGTCCGGCGCCGGCAAGTCGACTCTGCTGCGGAGCATCAACCGCCTGGTGACGCCGACCGAGGGACGGATCTTGTTCGACGGCATCGACGTCACCGCGCTGCGCGGCAAGGAGCTGCGGCAATGGCGGGCGCGCTCGGCGATGATCTTCCAGCAGTTCAACCTGGTCGGCCGGCTCGATGTCCTCACCAATGTCCTGATGGGGCGGCTTGCGACGATGCCGGCCTGGCGCTCGTTGTCGCAAACCTGGCCGGAGCAGGACAAGGCGCTGGCTATGTCGGCGCTCGAGCAGTTCGACATCGCTTCACTCGCCGCGCAGCGCGCCGACCAGCTCTCCGGGGGGCAGCAGCAGCGCGTCGCGATCGCCCGTGCGCTGGTACAGCAGCCCGACATCATCCTTGCAGACGAGCCGATCGCCTCGCTCGATCCGCGCAACACCAAGATCGTGATGGATGCGCTGCTGCGCATCAACAAGCATTTCGGCATCACGGTGCTCTGCAACCTGCATTCGCTCGATCTGGCGCGCAGCTATTGCGACCGCCTGATCGGCATGGCGCAGGGGCGCGTGGTGTTCGACGGCGCGCCGTCCGCGCTGACCGACCACGTCGCCCGTGAGCTCTACGATCTCGAAGCCGCCGACGTCATGGGCGCGATGCCCGTGCCAGCGCCCGCTGGCGTGCCCGCGCTCGGAACGGCCGCGGCCGCCTGA
- a CDS encoding chloramphenicol acetyltransferase, with product MAAKALSVLPTIDPSAKLHETRLGAYTEVGARTILQEVAMGDYSYVVNDAQITYTTIGKFCSIAAMTRINPGNHPMHRATQAHFTYRSSAYFEGESDDADFFDWRRQHHVHIGHDVWIGHGAIVLPGRDVGTGAVIAAGAVVTKDVPAYTIVAGNPARIVRRRFSEDVAGRLARLAWWDWDHDKLREALPDFRKLGIEDFLSTYEAQAASPASKQSAVA from the coding sequence ATGGCCGCCAAAGCGCTTTCGGTCCTGCCGACCATCGATCCCTCGGCCAAGCTGCACGAGACCCGGCTCGGCGCCTACACCGAGGTCGGCGCGCGCACGATCCTGCAGGAGGTGGCGATGGGCGATTACTCCTATGTCGTGAACGACGCCCAGATCACCTACACCACCATCGGAAAGTTCTGCTCGATCGCGGCAATGACGCGGATCAATCCCGGCAATCATCCGATGCACCGCGCGACGCAGGCGCATTTCACCTATCGGTCCAGCGCCTATTTCGAAGGCGAGAGCGACGATGCCGATTTCTTCGACTGGCGGCGGCAGCATCACGTTCATATCGGCCACGATGTCTGGATCGGCCACGGCGCGATCGTGCTGCCGGGCCGCGACGTCGGCACCGGCGCGGTGATCGCGGCCGGCGCTGTCGTGACCAAGGACGTTCCGGCCTACACCATCGTCGCCGGCAATCCGGCCCGCATCGTGCGGCGGCGGTTCTCCGAGGACGTCGCCGGAAGGCTCGCGCGGCTCGCCTGGTGGGACTGGGATCACGACAAATTGCGTGAAGCGCTGCCCGATTTCCGCAAGCTCGGGATTGAAGATTTCCTCTCGACGTATGAAGCACAGGCAGCTTCCCCTGCAAGCAAGCAAAGCGCGGTCGCGTGA
- a CDS encoding alpha-D-ribose 1-methylphosphonate 5-triphosphate diphosphatase — MTDIFLEGGRALVGTEIVETSLAVSGQDIAEVGASRGRTRLAIDARGLLVLPGIVDLHGDAFERQMMPRAGVDFPIDVALADSDRQAISNGITTVFHATTCSWEPGLRSSDNARGLMEAIERQRPQFAADTRFHLRHETYNLEAETEIAQWLSEGRVDLFAFNDHMDGTVADMAKPRKRNRMVERTGLSGEEFDRLVERVVSRADEVPASVSRLAATARAAEVRMLSHDDATPAMRREFRELGADIAEFPINEETAQAAASHGDAIVYGAPNVVRGGSHTGWTRASDMIAKGLCSVLASDYYYPAQLLAAFRLAADGVLPLTKAWDLISAGPARATGLVDRGVLAEGRRADILLVDDGVPLRPRLIAVISGGKLVHLTDATRLLTAAATPREAVVAA; from the coding sequence GTGACAGACATTTTCCTTGAAGGCGGCCGGGCCCTGGTCGGCACTGAAATCGTCGAAACGTCATTGGCGGTGTCCGGGCAGGACATCGCAGAAGTGGGCGCCTCGCGCGGCCGGACCCGGCTGGCGATCGACGCCCGGGGCCTGCTGGTGCTGCCCGGCATCGTCGACCTTCACGGCGATGCCTTCGAGCGCCAGATGATGCCGCGCGCCGGCGTCGACTTCCCGATCGACGTCGCGCTCGCCGACAGCGACCGCCAGGCGATCAGCAACGGCATCACCACCGTATTTCACGCCACGACCTGTTCGTGGGAGCCGGGCCTGCGCAGCAGCGACAATGCGCGCGGGCTGATGGAGGCGATCGAGCGGCAGCGCCCGCAATTCGCCGCCGACACCCGCTTCCATCTCAGGCACGAAACCTACAATCTCGAGGCCGAGACCGAGATCGCACAATGGCTCAGCGAGGGTCGTGTCGACCTGTTCGCCTTCAACGACCACATGGACGGCACGGTCGCCGACATGGCCAAGCCGCGCAAGCGCAACCGCATGGTGGAGCGCACCGGGCTGTCGGGCGAAGAATTCGACCGGCTGGTCGAGCGCGTGGTCTCGCGTGCCGACGAGGTGCCCGCTTCGGTGTCGCGGCTGGCCGCCACGGCCCGCGCGGCCGAGGTGCGGATGCTCTCGCACGATGACGCGACGCCGGCGATGCGCCGGGAGTTTCGCGAGCTCGGCGCCGACATCGCGGAGTTTCCGATCAACGAGGAAACGGCGCAGGCGGCGGCGAGCCATGGCGACGCCATCGTCTATGGCGCGCCGAACGTCGTGCGCGGCGGCAGCCACACCGGCTGGACCAGGGCCTCCGACATGATCGCCAAGGGGCTCTGCTCGGTGCTGGCCTCTGACTATTATTATCCCGCGCAGCTGCTCGCCGCGTTCCGGCTCGCTGCCGATGGCGTGCTGCCGCTGACGAAAGCCTGGGATCTGATCTCGGCCGGGCCCGCACGCGCGACCGGCCTTGTCGATCGCGGTGTGCTCGCCGAAGGCCGCCGCGCAGATATCCTGCTGGTCGACGACGGCGTGCCGCTGCGGCCGCGGCTGATCGCGGTGATCTCGGGCGGCAAGCTCGTGCATCTCACCGATGCGACACGGCTGCTCACCGCGGCAGCGACGCCGCGCGAGGCTGTCGTTGCGGCGTAA
- a CDS encoding DUF1045 domain-containing protein — MTGFPRYAIYFAAGSDSALSRFGAELLGYDAYTGSELGFPADAVRVAPDWRDVSADPRKYGFHGTLKAPMALASGKTEAELMNACAAFAGKARPLPLIRPVVDSISGFIAVIPAEPVDALQQLAADCVREFDSFRAELTAEDRARRRPDKLSERQRDHLDRWGYPYVMEEFRFHMTLTGRLDAERRGPILEMLGARFATLEIETLEIDRIALFKQDDAKARFRIIGEWVLAR; from the coding sequence ATGACAGGTTTTCCCCGCTACGCGATCTATTTTGCCGCCGGCAGCGACAGCGCCCTCTCCCGCTTCGGCGCCGAGTTGCTTGGCTATGATGCCTATACCGGCAGCGAACTGGGCTTTCCCGCGGACGCAGTGCGCGTCGCCCCGGACTGGCGCGACGTCAGCGCCGATCCCCGCAAATACGGCTTTCACGGCACGCTGAAGGCGCCGATGGCGCTGGCATCAGGCAAGACCGAGGCCGAGTTGATGAACGCATGCGCGGCATTCGCCGGCAAGGCGCGGCCCCTCCCCCTGATCCGGCCGGTCGTCGATTCCATCAGCGGCTTCATCGCCGTCATTCCGGCCGAGCCGGTCGATGCGCTGCAGCAGCTCGCCGCCGATTGCGTCCGCGAATTCGATTCGTTTCGCGCCGAGCTGACGGCCGAGGACCGCGCACGGCGCAGACCCGACAAGCTGAGCGAACGGCAGCGCGACCATCTCGACCGCTGGGGCTACCCTTACGTGATGGAAGAGTTCCGCTTCCACATGACGCTGACCGGGCGGTTGGATGCGGAACGGCGCGGGCCGATCCTGGAGATGCTGGGAGCGCGGTTTGCGACTCTCGAAATCGAGACGCTCGAAATCGACCGCATCGCGTTGTTCAAGCAGGATGATGCGAAGGCAAGATTCCGCATCATCGGCGAATGGGTCTTGGCGCGTTAG